A region of Micromonospora sp. WMMD882 DNA encodes the following proteins:
- a CDS encoding NADH-quinone oxidoreductase subunit NuoF family protein encodes MTRTTVPPVACLGEPRLTAGFAEYGRLDRDAHDDVHGPLDPMEADQLLRLVEEITLKGKGGAGFPFARKLRAVLESCERQDLPAVVVVNATEGEPASWKDKVLLTRAPHLILDGAALAAYALDADEIVIGVADDGIGAQSLTDALTERRMPAPTSVVTVPHRFISGEGGALVQGINGLPHIPPGQKRRSSDSGVHGLPTLLSNAETYAQLAVAARLGPYAYAEVGTADEPGTVLLTVTGAAARPAVVECATGTPLRDILDLCEAPDGPGVLTGGYHGRWITAEAADRAEVSRAGLSAVGGALGAGILIPLGADTCPLGEAAQVVRYLAGESAGQCGPCRMGLPDLARAVDLAVAGSAAPDIVRAAAGMVKGRGACSHPDGTARFAVSALEVFADDLVRHATGEGCGRRVRGVLGLPGGPDPTPRTLTVDWSRCDGHGLCAHVVPEFIRLDGNGFPAFPPTPVPTWLQDGARKAVKVCPELALRLQS; translated from the coding sequence GTGACCCGCACGACCGTCCCGCCGGTCGCCTGCCTCGGCGAGCCCCGACTCACCGCCGGGTTCGCCGAGTACGGCCGCCTCGACCGGGACGCCCACGACGACGTGCACGGCCCGCTCGACCCGATGGAAGCCGACCAGCTCCTCCGGCTGGTCGAGGAGATCACGCTCAAGGGAAAGGGCGGGGCGGGCTTCCCGTTCGCCCGCAAGCTGCGCGCCGTGCTCGAATCCTGCGAACGGCAGGACCTCCCGGCCGTGGTCGTGGTCAACGCCACCGAGGGCGAGCCGGCGAGCTGGAAGGACAAGGTGCTGCTCACCCGCGCGCCGCACCTGATCCTCGACGGCGCCGCGCTGGCCGCGTACGCGCTGGACGCCGACGAGATCGTCATCGGTGTCGCCGACGACGGGATCGGCGCGCAGTCGCTCACCGACGCGTTGACCGAACGCCGGATGCCGGCGCCGACCAGCGTGGTGACCGTGCCGCACCGGTTCATCTCCGGTGAGGGCGGCGCGCTGGTGCAGGGCATCAACGGGCTGCCGCACATCCCGCCCGGGCAGAAGCGGCGCTCCAGCGACTCGGGCGTGCACGGCCTGCCCACCCTGCTGTCCAACGCGGAGACGTACGCGCAGCTCGCCGTCGCCGCCCGGCTCGGCCCGTACGCGTACGCCGAGGTCGGCACCGCCGACGAGCCCGGCACCGTGCTGCTCACCGTGACCGGCGCGGCGGCCCGACCGGCGGTCGTCGAGTGCGCCACCGGCACCCCGCTGCGCGACATCCTCGACCTGTGCGAGGCGCCCGACGGACCGGGCGTGCTCACCGGCGGCTACCACGGCCGGTGGATCACCGCCGAGGCGGCCGACCGGGCGGAGGTCTCCCGGGCCGGGCTCAGCGCCGTGGGCGGCGCCCTCGGCGCGGGCATCCTGATCCCGCTCGGCGCGGACACCTGCCCGCTGGGCGAGGCCGCCCAGGTGGTCCGCTACCTGGCCGGCGAGTCCGCCGGCCAGTGCGGCCCGTGCCGGATGGGCCTGCCCGACCTGGCCCGTGCGGTGGACCTCGCGGTGGCCGGCAGCGCCGCGCCGGACATCGTCCGGGCCGCCGCCGGGATGGTCAAGGGCCGCGGCGCGTGCAGCCACCCCGACGGCACGGCCCGGTTCGCCGTCTCCGCGCTGGAGGTCTTCGCCGACGACCTCGTCCGGCACGCCACCGGCGAGGGCTGCGGCCGACGGGTCCGGGGTGTGCTGGGCCTGCCCGGGGGACCGGACCCGACCCCGCGCACGCTGACGGTGGACTGGTCCCGCTGTGACGGGCACGGCCTGTGCGCGCACGTCGTGCCCGAGTTCATCCGGCTGGACGGCAACGGTTTCCCCGCGTTCCCGCCCACCCCGGTGCCCACCTGGTTGCAGGACGGCGCGCGCAAGGCCGTCAAGGTCTGCCCCGAGCTCGCCCTCCGCCTCCAGTCGTAG
- a CDS encoding alpha-amylase family protein: MLRRRRRYAMLAVGLLAGLLAPATVTAPPAAAAPAGAKKVIANLFEWNWPSVANECATVLGPKGYGYVQVSPPQEHVRGNQWWVAYQPVSYRIESRKGTRAQFQSMVNTCHAAGVKVIVDAVVNHMSGQDAGGTGWAGSSYGHYNYPGSYQSQDFHYCGTSGNEIQSYHDRWQVQNCELVNLADLKTESDYVRGRLAAYLNDLLSLGVDGFRLDASKHMPAADIAAIRSRLSRPAYIVQEVIYGAGEPIGPGEYTGNGDVHEFRYGKDLARVFRSERLAYLKNFGEGWGHLPSGVSAVFVDNHDTQRDVGGVLTYRDRGIYALANTFMLAWPYGSPTVMSSYTFSNRDAGPPSDGNNKTLNATCYSGWECEHRWAAIANMVGFRNATEGAGVANWYDNGNNHIAFSRTGKGFVTINDEDSAINGRSYYTGLPAGRYCDVIHGTYANGSCSGPVITVDSGGWFAANVPAHDAIAIHVGARLS; encoded by the coding sequence ATGCTTCGACGTCGACGCCGCTACGCGATGCTGGCCGTTGGCCTGCTCGCCGGACTGCTCGCCCCGGCCACCGTGACGGCGCCCCCGGCCGCCGCGGCCCCCGCCGGCGCCAAGAAGGTCATCGCCAACCTGTTCGAGTGGAACTGGCCGTCGGTAGCCAACGAGTGCGCCACCGTGCTCGGCCCCAAGGGCTACGGCTACGTCCAGGTCTCCCCGCCCCAGGAACACGTCCGCGGCAACCAGTGGTGGGTGGCGTACCAGCCGGTCAGCTACCGGATCGAGTCCCGCAAGGGCACCCGCGCGCAGTTCCAGTCCATGGTGAACACCTGCCACGCCGCCGGCGTGAAGGTGATCGTGGACGCGGTGGTCAACCACATGTCCGGCCAGGACGCCGGCGGCACCGGCTGGGCCGGCTCGTCGTACGGGCACTACAACTACCCCGGCAGCTACCAGTCCCAGGACTTCCACTACTGCGGCACCTCGGGCAACGAGATCCAGAGCTACCACGACCGGTGGCAGGTGCAGAACTGCGAGCTGGTCAACCTCGCCGACCTGAAGACCGAGTCGGACTACGTCCGGGGCCGGCTCGCCGCCTACCTCAACGACCTGCTCTCCCTCGGCGTGGACGGCTTCCGGCTGGACGCCAGCAAGCACATGCCGGCCGCCGACATCGCCGCCATCAGGAGCCGGCTGTCCCGCCCGGCGTACATCGTGCAGGAGGTCATCTACGGCGCGGGCGAGCCGATCGGCCCGGGCGAGTACACCGGCAACGGCGACGTGCACGAGTTCCGGTACGGCAAGGACCTGGCCCGGGTGTTCCGCTCGGAGCGGCTGGCGTACCTGAAGAACTTCGGCGAGGGCTGGGGGCACCTGCCCAGCGGCGTCTCCGCGGTCTTCGTCGACAACCACGACACCCAGCGGGACGTCGGCGGCGTGCTCACCTACCGGGACCGGGGCATCTACGCGCTGGCCAACACCTTCATGCTGGCCTGGCCGTACGGGTCGCCGACGGTGATGTCCAGCTACACCTTCAGCAACCGCGACGCCGGCCCGCCCTCGGACGGCAACAACAAGACCCTGAACGCCACCTGCTACTCCGGGTGGGAGTGCGAGCACCGCTGGGCGGCCATCGCCAACATGGTCGGCTTCCGCAACGCCACCGAGGGCGCGGGGGTCGCCAACTGGTACGACAACGGCAACAACCACATCGCGTTCAGCCGTACCGGCAAGGGGTTCGTCACCATCAACGACGAGGACTCCGCGATCAACGGCCGGTCGTACTACACCGGCCTGCCGGCCGGGCGGTACTGCGACGTCATCCACGGCACGTACGCCAACGGCTCGTGCAGCGGCCCGGTGATCACCGTCGACTCCGGCGGCTGGTTCGCGGCGAACGTGCCGGCGCACGACGCGATCGCCATCCACGTGGGCGCCCGCCTGTCCTGA
- a CDS encoding proteasome protein yields MTVVLAVVCSDGVVIGSDSQITESDRGLSYPAQKLHPLGSCAAWGGSGARGVLNDLRPILEESAPAILEAPDIGDEIQERVLPILKKHYGNYIPEVPGEGSGGGVSAYLLAAGYSQGGPWIVEINPNGLIGRYEDVGFHAIGSGAPMAQQAGALLAHFRMTERSVEYGVLGIVRVLDTLSQTSPSVGGPFSVARIQEDGAHHLDEKEITKALKDVQRWCDLEQEALDRLFD; encoded by the coding sequence ATGACCGTCGTGCTCGCCGTCGTCTGCAGCGACGGAGTGGTGATCGGCTCCGACTCCCAGATCACGGAGAGCGACCGGGGCCTCAGCTACCCGGCCCAGAAGCTGCACCCGCTGGGCTCGTGCGCCGCCTGGGGCGGCAGCGGCGCGCGGGGCGTGCTCAACGACCTGCGGCCCATCCTGGAGGAGTCGGCCCCCGCCATCCTCGAAGCGCCCGACATCGGCGACGAGATCCAGGAACGCGTCCTGCCGATCCTGAAGAAGCACTACGGGAACTACATCCCGGAAGTGCCCGGCGAGGGCAGCGGCGGCGGGGTGTCGGCGTACCTGCTCGCGGCCGGCTACAGCCAGGGCGGGCCGTGGATCGTGGAGATCAACCCCAACGGTCTGATCGGCCGGTACGAGGACGTGGGCTTCCACGCCATCGGCTCCGGCGCGCCCATGGCCCAGCAGGCCGGCGCGCTGCTGGCCCACTTCCGGATGACCGAGCGCAGCGTCGAGTACGGCGTGCTGGGAATCGTGCGGGTGCTGGACACGCTGTCGCAGACCTCGCCGTCGGTCGGCGGGCCGTTCAGCGTCGCGCGCATCCAGGAGGACGGCGCCCACCATCTCGACGAGAAGGAGATCACGAAGGCGCTGAAGGACGTCCAGCGCTGGTGCGACCTGGAGCAGGAGGCGCTCGACCGGCTGTTCGACTGA
- a CDS encoding site-2 protease family protein — translation MKASFRLGRIAGVPVGVNWSVLVIFALIAWALAARQFPRAYPGEPTWAYVLSGLAAAVVFFGGLLAHELAHAVVAKRNGLGVEGITLWLFGGVAELRGDAPDPGAELRIAGVGPLVSLLVAVAFGGVALALALGGVTGLAVGAFTWLAGINLLLAVFNVLPAAPLDGGRLLRAAVWKATGDRARASVVAARAGWILGTALIALGLWRFLLGAGIGGLWLVLIGWFLIGAATMEERQARVGSALRGVRVADVMTPRPQTASAEMTVGDFVDHYLFAYRHSALPLTEDDRPVGLVTLDRVRRLPADRRAGTTLAEVACRADQLVLARPEEQLTDLLPRLSDCADGRALVVTDGRLVGIVSPSDISRAVQRSSLREQATAGR, via the coding sequence ATGAAGGCGAGTTTCCGGCTCGGCCGGATCGCCGGCGTACCCGTCGGCGTCAACTGGAGTGTCCTGGTCATCTTCGCGTTGATCGCCTGGGCGCTCGCCGCCCGGCAGTTCCCGCGCGCCTACCCCGGCGAGCCGACCTGGGCGTACGTGCTGTCCGGACTGGCCGCCGCGGTGGTCTTCTTCGGCGGTCTGCTCGCCCACGAGCTCGCCCACGCGGTGGTGGCGAAACGCAACGGACTCGGCGTCGAGGGGATCACCCTGTGGCTGTTCGGCGGGGTGGCCGAGCTGCGCGGCGACGCCCCCGACCCGGGCGCGGAGCTGCGCATCGCCGGGGTCGGACCGCTGGTGAGCCTGCTCGTCGCGGTGGCGTTCGGCGGGGTCGCGCTGGCGCTGGCCCTGGGCGGGGTGACCGGACTCGCCGTCGGCGCGTTCACCTGGCTGGCCGGGATCAACCTGCTGCTGGCCGTGTTCAACGTGCTGCCGGCCGCCCCGCTCGACGGCGGGCGGCTGCTGCGGGCGGCGGTCTGGAAGGCCACCGGTGACCGCGCCCGCGCCTCGGTGGTGGCCGCCCGCGCCGGCTGGATCCTCGGCACCGCGCTCATCGCGCTGGGGCTGTGGCGGTTCCTGCTCGGGGCCGGCATCGGCGGGCTCTGGCTGGTGCTGATCGGCTGGTTCCTGATCGGCGCGGCCACCATGGAGGAACGGCAGGCCCGGGTCGGCTCCGCGTTGCGTGGGGTGCGGGTCGCCGACGTGATGACCCCGCGACCGCAGACCGCCTCCGCGGAGATGACCGTCGGCGACTTCGTCGACCACTACCTCTTCGCGTACCGGCACTCGGCGCTGCCGCTGACCGAGGACGACCGCCCGGTCGGCCTGGTCACCCTGGACCGGGTCCGGCGCCTGCCGGCCGACCGGCGCGCCGGCACCACGCTCGCCGAGGTGGCCTGCCGGGCCGACCAGCTCGTGCTGGCCCGGCCGGAGGAGCAGTTGACCGACCTGCTCCCCCGGCTCAGCGACTGCGCGGACGGCCGGGCGCTGGTGGTGACCGACGGGCGGCTGGTCGGCATCGTCTCCCCGAGCGACATCAGTCGCGCCGTACAGCGCAGCAGCCTGCGCGAACAGGCCACCGCGGGACGCTGA
- a CDS encoding LLM class F420-dependent oxidoreductase encodes MELRIFTEPQQGASYDDLLMLARCAEDAGYGAFFRSDHYLKMGSVSGEPGPTDAWTTLAGLARDTTRIRLGTLMTAATFRLPGPLAITVAQVDAMSGGRVEFGVGTGWFEAEHQAYGIPFPSLGERFDRLEEQLEIITGLWRTPSGGTFDFAGKHYTVTGSPALPKPTQTPHPPVLLGGKGAKRTPRLAARFADEFNLPFVGLDETTTQFGRVRDACAEIGRDPAELCWSNALVLCVGRDEAEVRRRAGRIGREPDELRANGLAGTPAEVVETIGRYAEAGSQRLYLQVLDLADLDHVELVAAEVAPQL; translated from the coding sequence ATGGAACTGCGGATCTTCACCGAGCCCCAGCAGGGGGCCAGCTACGACGACCTGCTCATGCTGGCCCGCTGCGCCGAGGACGCCGGTTACGGCGCCTTCTTCCGCTCCGACCACTACCTCAAGATGGGGTCGGTCAGCGGGGAGCCCGGTCCCACCGACGCCTGGACGACCCTGGCCGGGCTGGCCCGGGACACCACCCGGATCCGGCTGGGCACGCTGATGACCGCGGCCACCTTCCGGCTGCCCGGGCCGCTGGCCATCACCGTCGCCCAGGTGGACGCGATGAGCGGCGGGCGGGTCGAGTTCGGCGTCGGCACCGGCTGGTTCGAGGCGGAACACCAGGCGTACGGGATCCCGTTCCCGTCGCTCGGTGAGCGCTTCGACCGGCTGGAGGAGCAGTTGGAGATCATCACCGGGCTGTGGCGGACCCCGTCCGGCGGGACGTTCGACTTCGCCGGGAAGCACTACACGGTCACCGGTTCGCCGGCCCTGCCGAAGCCCACCCAGACCCCGCACCCGCCGGTGCTGCTCGGCGGGAAGGGCGCGAAGCGTACGCCCCGACTGGCCGCCCGGTTCGCCGACGAGTTCAACCTGCCGTTCGTCGGGCTGGACGAGACGACCACCCAGTTCGGTCGGGTCCGCGACGCGTGCGCCGAGATCGGCCGGGACCCGGCGGAGCTGTGCTGGTCCAACGCGCTGGTGCTGTGCGTCGGGCGCGACGAGGCCGAGGTACGGCGACGGGCCGGGCGGATCGGCCGGGAGCCCGACGAGTTGCGCGCCAACGGCCTGGCCGGCACCCCCGCCGAGGTCGTCGAGACGATCGGCCGGTACGCCGAAGCCGGCAGCCAGCGCCTCTACCTCCAGGTGCTCGACCTGGCCGACCTCGACCACGTCGAGTTGGTCGCCGCCGAGGTCGCGCCCCAGCTCTGA
- a CDS encoding ABC transporter permease encodes MSPRTTSAPARSRSAARPSAGRPVPGRRTTVLRTQLGDAVRRPARMAMIGLAMIIGAFVAFGTVLAQEITERTVVAGLSGTPEAVDLVVAPGDEESTTVAALTAARRTPGVAEAVGRVDLYCDIDGRLGLGFSLYADPGAGPLATVRVVTGSYPDAPGEIAVSERTADRLDLPPGSTVQVRGPGEGEVVRLTVSGVVSAPDDAGQVAYTRDSFVTRLAGHDSLGQIEARLAADADPDAVREALTRAVAGTGLAGVDPTVDTGEATRLAEAEAVTDQVRDVFALVAMFVAASLVAATLVATSTFRIVFAQRMRQLALLRAVGADRRALLRALVGEGAVTGLLAGAVGVLGAYAVGHLLPPALRGLGYAMAAPGHPVGAAVAVVLGTGLVAVLAVLAPAVTAARVAPLEALRTASVSAGQRGVARLRAAVGLLAVVGAALVAGLVVRGLPGPAEESYSPARPLLLIVVSGTLAYVALVALGPVLVRPALAVVGWPLRRLGPVSRLAVGGVGGAPRRAAAVSVVVALGVTLIAGTLIGAASIRTLVERELAGMAPADLQVVAVGEQSGTLPPGFVERVRADRELTGVVPYRSSADVGVPGTPVEGLVAVDLPLRQLSTWSDFGASAGSLTDLGPGRVALLSFYAREAGVTPGDDLTVSRGGRSVTLRVAATLDNTPADAGLLLDPADLDRLGVPSAPTGLLADLARDGERARTDAVQRLRAVGGPQVGVLVLADLRDEFEGDLDGLVGVVLALIGLTVVVAVTGVGTTTGLSVVERVRESALLRAVGLSRSRLRTMLTAEAALYGILGSGLGLLLALPYSWLAMAALGDGVPVTFPAGQLALVVVALAAATALAGLLPARRAARTDPAAALAADD; translated from the coding sequence ATGAGCCCCCGGACCACGAGCGCCCCGGCCCGTTCCCGGTCCGCCGCCCGACCGTCGGCGGGCCGCCCGGTCCCGGGGCGGCGCACGACGGTGCTGCGGACCCAGCTCGGTGACGCCGTCCGCCGCCCCGCCCGGATGGCCATGATCGGCCTCGCCATGATCATCGGCGCGTTCGTCGCGTTCGGCACGGTGCTCGCCCAGGAGATCACCGAGCGGACCGTGGTCGCCGGGCTCAGCGGCACGCCGGAGGCGGTGGACCTGGTCGTCGCCCCCGGCGACGAGGAGTCCACCACGGTCGCCGCGCTGACCGCCGCCCGGCGCACGCCCGGGGTCGCCGAGGCGGTCGGCCGCGTCGACCTGTACTGCGACATCGACGGCCGCCTCGGCCTCGGGTTCAGCCTGTACGCCGACCCGGGCGCCGGCCCGCTCGCCACCGTCCGTGTCGTGACCGGCAGCTACCCGGACGCGCCGGGCGAGATCGCGGTCAGCGAACGCACCGCCGACCGGCTCGACCTGCCGCCCGGCAGCACGGTCCAGGTGCGCGGCCCCGGGGAAGGGGAGGTCGTCCGGTTGACGGTCAGCGGGGTGGTGTCCGCCCCGGACGACGCCGGCCAGGTCGCGTACACCCGGGACAGCTTCGTCACCCGGCTCGCCGGTCACGACAGTCTCGGCCAGATCGAGGCGCGGCTGGCCGCCGACGCCGACCCCGACGCCGTCCGCGAGGCGCTGACCCGGGCTGTCGCGGGCACCGGCCTTGCCGGCGTCGACCCGACGGTCGACACCGGCGAGGCCACCCGGCTCGCCGAGGCCGAGGCGGTCACCGACCAGGTCCGCGACGTGTTCGCGCTGGTCGCCATGTTCGTCGCGGCCAGCCTGGTCGCCGCCACCCTGGTCGCCACGTCCACCTTCCGGATCGTCTTCGCCCAGCGGATGCGGCAACTCGCCCTGCTGCGGGCCGTCGGCGCCGACCGGCGGGCGCTGCTGCGGGCCCTGGTCGGCGAGGGAGCCGTGACCGGGCTGCTCGCCGGCGCGGTCGGGGTGCTCGGCGCGTACGCCGTCGGCCACCTGCTGCCGCCGGCGCTGCGCGGCCTCGGGTACGCGATGGCCGCCCCCGGTCATCCGGTCGGCGCGGCGGTCGCCGTGGTGCTCGGCACGGGGCTGGTAGCCGTGCTGGCCGTGCTCGCCCCGGCGGTCACCGCCGCCCGGGTCGCGCCCCTGGAGGCGCTGCGCACGGCGAGCGTGTCGGCCGGTCAGCGGGGTGTCGCCCGGCTCCGGGCCGCCGTCGGCCTGTTGGCCGTCGTCGGCGCGGCGCTGGTCGCCGGGCTGGTGGTCCGTGGCCTGCCTGGTCCGGCCGAGGAGAGCTACTCCCCGGCCCGCCCGCTGCTGCTGATCGTCGTGTCGGGCACGCTCGCCTACGTCGCCCTGGTGGCGCTCGGCCCGGTGCTGGTCCGCCCGGCCCTGGCCGTGGTCGGCTGGCCGCTGCGCCGGCTCGGCCCGGTCAGCCGGTTGGCGGTCGGCGGGGTGGGCGGGGCGCCCCGCCGGGCCGCGGCGGTCAGCGTGGTCGTCGCGCTCGGCGTCACCCTGATCGCGGGCACCCTGATCGGGGCGGCCTCCATCAGGACCCTGGTCGAGCGGGAACTCGCCGGGATGGCTCCGGCCGACCTCCAGGTCGTCGCCGTGGGGGAGCAGAGCGGGACCCTGCCGCCCGGATTCGTGGAGCGGGTCCGCGCCGACCGGGAGCTGACCGGGGTGGTGCCGTACCGCAGCAGCGCCGACGTGGGCGTCCCCGGCACGCCGGTGGAGGGGCTGGTCGCCGTCGACCTGCCGCTGCGACAGCTCTCCACCTGGTCGGACTTCGGCGCGAGCGCCGGTTCGCTCACCGATCTGGGGCCGGGCCGGGTGGCGCTGCTGTCGTTCTACGCCCGCGAGGCCGGGGTCACCCCGGGGGACGACCTCACGGTCAGCCGGGGCGGGCGGTCGGTCACCCTGCGGGTGGCCGCCACCCTGGACAACACCCCGGCCGACGCTGGCCTGCTCCTCGACCCGGCCGACCTGGACCGGCTCGGCGTGCCGTCCGCCCCGACCGGTCTCCTCGCCGACCTGGCCCGGGACGGGGAACGGGCCCGCACCGACGCGGTGCAGCGGTTGCGCGCCGTCGGGGGGCCGCAGGTCGGCGTGCTGGTCCTCGCCGACCTGCGGGACGAGTTCGAGGGCGACCTAGACGGGCTGGTCGGTGTGGTGCTCGCCCTGATCGGGCTGACCGTGGTCGTCGCGGTGACCGGCGTCGGCACCACCACCGGCCTGTCGGTGGTGGAACGGGTACGGGAGTCCGCCCTGCTCCGCGCGGTCGGCCTGTCCCGTAGCCGCCTCCGGACCATGTTGACCGCCGAGGCGGCGTTGTACGGGATTCTCGGCTCGGGCCTCGGCCTGCTACTGGCCCTGCCGTACTCGTGGCTGGCCATGGCCGCGCTCGGCGACGGCGTGCCGGTCACGTTCCCGGCCGGACAACTCGCGCTGGTGGTGGTGGCGCTGGCCGCGGCGACCGCGCTAGCCGGTCTGTTGCCCGCCCGACGTGCCGCCCGGACCGATCCGGCCGCCGCCCTCGCCGCCGACGACTGA
- the serS gene encoding serine--tRNA ligase, with product MLDMDLIRKDREAVASALAKRLDPAEVTRALDEIQRLDQARRALITDIDADRQRRKAEARAYAAAKRAGAEPEASAPEAGRKQLAELEAELAEVQATLRARMSELPNLPADDVVAGGKEANRVVKVFGEPPTIGQVRDHVELSRALGLVDHERGVKLGGSGFWMYTGMGARLEWALLNWLIERNIEAGYEFLLPPHLLLDTAGFAAGQFPKFYDDVYHLDRQSAPRGQFLLPTSETAILGAYQDEILDPAKLPLRVFAYTPCYRREAAGSHSDERGTVRGHQFNKVEIFQFTLPEQADAALTAMVDHAESLVEGLGLHYQRSLLAAGDASASMRKTLDIEVWMPSTGKYKEVSSVSWGGDYQARRAAIRYKEPGGKQTRFVHTLNGSALATSRLLPAILEQFQQPDGSVLVPEVLQPKLGVDRLTPPTR from the coding sequence ATGCTCGACATGGACTTGATCCGGAAGGATCGGGAGGCGGTGGCCTCCGCCCTGGCCAAGCGGCTCGATCCGGCCGAGGTCACCCGCGCCCTCGACGAGATCCAACGGCTCGACCAGGCCCGACGTGCCCTGATCACCGACATCGACGCCGATCGGCAGCGCCGCAAGGCGGAGGCCCGGGCGTACGCGGCGGCGAAACGCGCCGGCGCCGAGCCGGAGGCGTCCGCTCCCGAGGCCGGCCGCAAACAGCTCGCCGAGCTGGAGGCCGAGCTGGCCGAGGTGCAGGCCACGCTGCGCGCCCGGATGAGCGAGCTGCCCAACCTGCCCGCCGACGACGTGGTGGCCGGCGGCAAGGAAGCCAACCGGGTGGTCAAGGTCTTCGGCGAGCCGCCGACGATCGGGCAGGTGCGCGACCACGTGGAGCTGTCCCGGGCGCTCGGTCTGGTCGACCACGAGCGTGGGGTCAAGCTGGGCGGCTCCGGGTTCTGGATGTACACCGGCATGGGGGCCCGGCTGGAGTGGGCGCTGCTCAACTGGCTGATCGAGCGGAACATCGAGGCCGGGTACGAGTTCCTGCTCCCACCGCATCTGCTGCTGGACACCGCCGGGTTCGCCGCCGGCCAGTTCCCCAAGTTCTACGACGACGTCTACCACCTGGACCGGCAGTCCGCCCCGCGCGGGCAGTTCCTGCTGCCCACGTCGGAGACGGCGATCCTCGGGGCGTACCAGGACGAGATCCTCGACCCGGCGAAGCTGCCGCTGCGGGTGTTCGCGTACACGCCGTGTTACCGGCGGGAGGCGGCCGGGTCGCACTCCGACGAGCGTGGCACCGTGCGGGGTCACCAGTTCAACAAGGTGGAGATCTTCCAGTTCACCCTGCCCGAGCAGGCCGACGCCGCGCTGACCGCGATGGTCGACCACGCGGAGAGCCTGGTGGAGGGGCTGGGCCTGCACTACCAGCGCAGTCTGCTCGCCGCCGGGGACGCCAGCGCGTCGATGCGCAAGACCCTCGACATCGAGGTGTGGATGCCGAGCACCGGCAAGTACAAGGAGGTCTCGTCGGTCTCCTGGGGCGGTGACTACCAGGCCCGGCGGGCGGCCATCCGGTACAAGGAGCCCGGCGGCAAGCAGACCCGGTTCGTGCACACGCTCAACGGGTCGGCGCTGGCCACCAGCCGGCTGCTCCCGGCGATCCTGGAGCAGTTCCAGCAGCCGGACGGCTCGGTGCTGGTGCCCGAGGTGCTCCAGCCCAAACTCGGCGTCGACCGCCTGACCCCGCCCACCCGCTGA
- a CDS encoding D-arabinono-1,4-lactone oxidase has translation MAAGVGVASEEGVPDRNWAGNVTWSAARRHRPGSVDELRALVAGSDRVRAVGSRHSFNRLADTAGDLVAVDGLPATVEVDPGRGTATVSAGLRYGEVAAHLHEQGYALPNLASLPHISVAGAVATATHGSGVANGNLATSVVALELVTADGGLLRVDRTDDRFAGLVVGLGAYGVVTRVTLAVEPTFDVRQYVRLDLPREAAAEALESAYSVSLFTDWRGPRFNQVWRKQRADQAPPPPGWLGTTPADQPCHPVPGRPGDVCTGQFGVPGPWHERLPHFRLGFTPSSGAELQSEFHVPRSAGVDALAALDPLADRIAAVLQISELRTVAADRLWLSPQYDRDTLSIHFTWIADASAVAPVLAAVEEALAPFDPRPHWGKVFGLSPATVAASYPRFADASALASALDPTGTFRNDMLDRYLSR, from the coding sequence ATGGCAGCAGGCGTCGGGGTGGCGTCGGAGGAGGGCGTGCCCGACCGGAACTGGGCCGGGAACGTCACCTGGTCGGCGGCCCGCCGGCACCGGCCCGGGTCGGTCGACGAGCTGCGGGCCCTGGTGGCGGGCAGCGACCGGGTCCGGGCGGTCGGCAGCCGGCACTCGTTCAACCGGCTCGCCGACACCGCCGGTGACCTGGTCGCGGTGGACGGCCTGCCGGCCACCGTCGAGGTCGACCCGGGTCGGGGCACCGCCACCGTGTCGGCCGGACTGCGGTACGGCGAGGTCGCCGCCCACCTGCACGAACAGGGGTACGCGCTGCCGAACCTGGCCTCCCTGCCGCACATCTCGGTCGCCGGGGCGGTCGCCACCGCCACCCACGGCTCCGGCGTGGCGAACGGCAACCTGGCCACCTCGGTCGTCGCCTTGGAGCTGGTCACCGCCGACGGTGGGCTGCTCAGGGTGGACCGTACCGACGACCGGTTCGCCGGCCTGGTCGTCGGCCTCGGCGCGTACGGGGTGGTCACCCGGGTCACCCTGGCCGTCGAGCCCACGTTCGACGTGCGCCAGTACGTCCGCCTGGACCTGCCGCGCGAGGCGGCGGCCGAGGCGCTCGAATCCGCGTACAGCGTCAGCCTGTTCACCGACTGGCGGGGGCCCCGCTTCAACCAGGTGTGGCGCAAACAGCGGGCCGACCAGGCCCCGCCGCCGCCCGGCTGGCTCGGCACGACGCCCGCCGACCAGCCGTGTCACCCGGTGCCCGGCCGGCCGGGGGACGTCTGCACCGGGCAGTTCGGCGTGCCCGGCCCGTGGCACGAGCGGCTGCCGCACTTCCGGCTCGGCTTCACCCCGAGCAGCGGCGCGGAGTTGCAGTCGGAGTTCCACGTGCCCCGCTCGGCGGGCGTCGACGCGCTGGCCGCCCTGGACCCGCTGGCCGACCGGATCGCCGCCGTGCTCCAGATCAGCGAGCTGCGTACGGTCGCCGCCGACCGGCTCTGGCTCAGCCCGCAGTACGACCGGGACACCCTGTCGATCCACTTCACCTGGATCGCCGACGCCTCGGCGGTCGCCCCGGTGCTGGCGGCCGTCGAGGAGGCGTTGGCCCCGTTCGATCCGCGCCCGCACTGGGGGAAGGTCTTCGGTCTGTCGCCGGCGACGGTCGCGGCCAGCTACCCGCGTTTCGCCGACGCGTCGGCGCTGGCGTCGGCGCTCGACCCGACCGGCACGTTCCGCAACGACATGCTGGACCGCTACCTCTCCCGTTGA